A region of Trichoplusia ni isolate ovarian cell line Hi5 chromosome 21, tn1, whole genome shotgun sequence DNA encodes the following proteins:
- the LOC113504268 gene encoding eukaryotic translation initiation factor 3 subunit A-like isoform X2, with amino-acid sequence MSHAVLLALACAAAASAARYGDYSGVKMPAYGGGADYEAPRDLLAAQPSEDYHGHSPDAPASLDYKYEEEPRIKTEKPTKDSDDAEVWRKPGRKQRGLMRPMDSGSVDVASKYERDEEEVPKFKTSHRYPKHRSRLKPDILPRDEESPPRRPTKYSRDRKDDVSDINRKYYFPVDKEEFADDKSKEFDEDVKFMNEPTTRRVMRRKQRDRHSLKRKPQDDELEADRRMKPESEGEERRVRPQEQRVRDRYRPVLEDEEEEAKVQPLLKPKDYEDYEDYYDMKRVYSIKNNLPQLLRRSSEGASRTTGASVAERELKAALGALGARRTRKEVGGAEGAPPPAPPLAPLAAPAPHTLHSPPTFRPAAVSADTNKQWNDFIAANDSQRLQISIYVTFLALINCLQRYEYSNISVKPMQRTKLTPNSRHSPTLAAPSTCALVSCLTRQPMLSIQFPIQ; translated from the exons ATGTCGCACGCGGTGCTGCTGGCGCTGGCGTGCGCGGCGGCCGCGTCGGCGGCGCGCTACGGGGACTACTCGGGCGTGAAGATGCCCGCGTACGGCGGGGGCGCCGACTACGAGGCGCCGCGGGATCTGCTCGCCGCGCAACCATCCGAGGACTACCACGGCCACTCGCCGGACGCACCCGCCTCGCTCGACTACAAGTACGAGGAGGAACCACGCA ttaaaactgaaaAACCTACGAAGGATTCCGACGACGCAGAAGTCTGGCGGAAACCTGGAAGAAAACAGAGGGGATTGATGCGACCAATGGACAGCGGTAGCGTAGACGTAGCCAGCAAATATGAGCGGGACGAAGAAGAAGTGCCCAAGTTTAAGACGAGTCACCGCTACCCGAAACATAGGTCGCGCCTCAAACCCGATATCCTTCCCAGAGACGAGGAGTCGCCGCCCAGACGCCCCACAAAATATAGTCGAGATAGGAAAGATGACGTTAGtgatataaatagaaaatactatTTCCCTGTAGATAAAGAGGAGTTTGCAGATGATAAGAGTAAAGAATTCGACGAAGATGTTAAATTTATGAACGAACCTACTACAAGGCGAGTTATGCGAAGGAAACAGAGAGACAGACATAGTCTGAAGAGGAAACCTCAGGACGATGAACTGGAGGCAGACAGGCGAATGAAGCCGGAGAGTGAGGGCGAGGAGCGGCGGGTGCGGCCGCAGGAGCAACGCGTGCGCGACCGCTACCGGCCGGTGCTGGAGGACGAGGAGGAGGAGGCCAAGGTGCAGCCGCTGCTCAAGCCCAAGGACTACGAAGACTACGAGGACTACTACGACATGAAGCGGGTCTACAGCATCAAGAACAATCTGCCCCAACTTCTCCGAAGAAGTTCAG AGGGCGCATCGCGCACGACGGGTGCGAGCGTAGCGGAGCGAGAGCTGAAGGCGGCGCTTGGAGCGCTGGGAGCGCGGCGCACGCGCAAGGAGGTGGGCGGGGCGGAGGGGGCGCCCCCTCCCGCGCCCCCGCTCGCGCCTCTCGCTGCGCCCGCACCGCACACGCTTCACTCGCCGCCCACCTTCAGGCCCGCCGCTGTCTCCGCCGACACTAACAAGCAGTGGAACGACTTCATCGCCGCCAACGACTCTCAGCGGCTGCAAATTTCTATATATGTTACTTTTTTAGCATTAATAAACTGTTTGCAGAGATACGAGTATAGCAATATTTCAGTGAAACCCATGCAACGCACAAAGCTGACACCTAACTCCCGACACTCACCTACTTTAGCCGCGCCCTCGACTTGTGCACTTGTGTCGTGTTTGACACGCCAGCCGATGCTCTCGATACAGTTTCCAATACAATGA
- the LOC113504268 gene encoding DNA ligase 1-like isoform X1 gives MSHAVLLALACAAAASAARYGDYSGVKMPAYGGGADYEAPRDLLAAQPSEDYHGHSPDAPASLDYKYEEEPRIKTEKPTKDSDDAEVWRKPGRKQRGLMRPMDSGSVDVASKYERDEEEVPKFKTSHRYPKHRSRLKPDILPRDEESPPRRPTKYSRDRKDDVSDINRKYYFPVDKEEFADDKSKEFDEDVKFMNEPTTRRVMRRKQRDRHSLKRKPQDDELEADRRMKPESEGEERRVRPQEQRVRDRYRPVLEDEEEEAKVQPLLKPKDYEDYEDYYDMKRVYSIKNNLPQLLRRSSVTDNAPTPTSFLDLLWSDRRMMQAESSLADLEDVASSITRTSTTSTTPVTTTTTAATTTTTTTTTTTESTTLITTEKTENPFNASELSLAEKSRLSILKKDQRKEGQHVEPPTKKPPVLLQVTKHLPTVVMVEPPSSMAPWMRAREFREDSPERLLKVKKLMRHKLVAEAKSIQELTDKWDDMVCDYIDMSLLENRAAAPGPRALLPLLLYFLFWIY, from the exons ATGTCGCACGCGGTGCTGCTGGCGCTGGCGTGCGCGGCGGCCGCGTCGGCGGCGCGCTACGGGGACTACTCGGGCGTGAAGATGCCCGCGTACGGCGGGGGCGCCGACTACGAGGCGCCGCGGGATCTGCTCGCCGCGCAACCATCCGAGGACTACCACGGCCACTCGCCGGACGCACCCGCCTCGCTCGACTACAAGTACGAGGAGGAACCACGCA ttaaaactgaaaAACCTACGAAGGATTCCGACGACGCAGAAGTCTGGCGGAAACCTGGAAGAAAACAGAGGGGATTGATGCGACCAATGGACAGCGGTAGCGTAGACGTAGCCAGCAAATATGAGCGGGACGAAGAAGAAGTGCCCAAGTTTAAGACGAGTCACCGCTACCCGAAACATAGGTCGCGCCTCAAACCCGATATCCTTCCCAGAGACGAGGAGTCGCCGCCCAGACGCCCCACAAAATATAGTCGAGATAGGAAAGATGACGTTAGtgatataaatagaaaatactatTTCCCTGTAGATAAAGAGGAGTTTGCAGATGATAAGAGTAAAGAATTCGACGAAGATGTTAAATTTATGAACGAACCTACTACAAGGCGAGTTATGCGAAGGAAACAGAGAGACAGACATAGTCTGAAGAGGAAACCTCAGGACGATGAACTGGAGGCAGACAGGCGAATGAAGCCGGAGAGTGAGGGCGAGGAGCGGCGGGTGCGGCCGCAGGAGCAACGCGTGCGCGACCGCTACCGGCCGGTGCTGGAGGACGAGGAGGAGGAGGCCAAGGTGCAGCCGCTGCTCAAGCCCAAGGACTACGAAGACTACGAGGACTACTACGACATGAAGCGGGTCTACAGCATCAAGAACAATCTGCCCCAACTTCTCCGAAGAAGTTCAG TGACGGACAACGCGCCGACGCCAACCAGCTTTCTGGATTTGCTGTGGTCCGACCGCCGCATGATGCAGGCGGAGTCAAGCCTCGCGGACTTGGAAGATGTGGCTTCAAGCATCACCCGCACCTCAACTACCTCGACAACCCCAGTCACCACCACCACTACCGCCGCTACCACCACAACTACCACCACCACCACTACTACTGAGAGCACCACCTTAATTACCACCGAAAAGACTGAAAACCCCTTCAATGCATCCGAATTATCACTCGCCGAGAAATCTAGGTTGTCCATATTGAAGAAAGATCAGCGAAAAGAAGGCCAACACGTTGAGCCTCCGACAAAAAAGCCACCAGTTCTCCTGCAGGTGACGAAACATCTGCCTACCGTTGTGATGGTAGAACCACCGTCCAGCATGGCGCCGTGGATGCGAGCTCGCGAGTTCAGGGAGGACTCTCCCGAGCGCCTGCTCAAGGTGAAGAAACTGATGCGCCACAAGCTGGTCGCCGAAGCCAAGAGCATCCAGGAGTTAACAGACAAGTGGGACGACATGGTTTGCGACTACATCGACATGTCGCTGCTGGAGAACCGCGCGGCCGCGCCGGGCCCGCGGGCGCTGCTGCCGCTGCTcctctattttttgttttggatttattag
- the LOC113504245 gene encoding OCIA domain-containing protein 1-like, producing the protein MSGTKDNGEKDKKEKAATDTKPGPTCPPVRNVTHPLRYYEFTQEEMKALEECDRESFYRRCLPFSTLLATATYTAIKCELLNRNPHFGALPKVMVAAFVGYVWGRVSYMSNCDEKLRKLPANSHLGNVMRKYYADSLAFEAEVNKKGDEK; encoded by the exons ATGAGTGGGACTAAAGATAATGGCGAGAAGGACAAGAAAGAAAAAGCTGCGACTGATACGAAGCCGGGTCCGACCTGCCCCCCAGTGCGGAACGTGACGCATCCACTG CGTTACTATGAGTTCACTCAAGAGGAGATGAAAGCGCTAGAAGAATGCGACCGGGAGAGCTTCTACCGGCGCTGCCTACCGTTTAGCACGTTGTTAGCTACCGCCACTTACACAGCCATTAAATGCG AGCTCCTGAATAGAAACCCTCACTTTGGTGCTCTGCCAAAAGTAATGGTTGCCGCGTTTGTGGGATACGTCTGGGGTCGGGTGTCGTACATGTCCAATTGCGACGAGAAGCTACGGAAGCTGCCGGCCAACAGCCATCTCGGCAACGTCATGAGAAAGTACTACGCCGACAGCCTTGCCTTTGAAGCAGAAGTCAATAAAAAGGGTGACGAGAAGTAG